One part of the Calypte anna isolate BGI_N300 chromosome 12, bCalAnn1_v1.p, whole genome shotgun sequence genome encodes these proteins:
- the MKRN2OS gene encoding MKRN2 opposite strand protein, whose protein sequence is MAESGVVRVRHCGSAIFCRRTPRHCPLCGRPLPAGLSQAPQRLPSPLRDTAPRSPALLITPTRGTFLRGYDGNSDLHVGITNRKGVVYHYNQEGIHRSETGWEQCISIPLVQPDMLGLLQQWDQLLEDFSVGEAWLPHRYEEQEHNCFTFALGFINSILAAQGKEQMSKSEFTEKFVIPQTRKASKYITLQQQLTANEFYIVPLPEEEKVAEKDVLLH, encoded by the exons ATGGCGGAGAGCGGCGTGGTGCGCGTGCGGCACTGCGGCTCCGCCATCTTCTGCCGGCGCACGCCCCGGCACTGCCCCCTCTGCGGGCGCCCCCTACCGGCGGGGCTGAGCCAAGCCCCCCAGCGCCTCCCGAGCCCCCTGCGGGACACGGCCCCGCGCAGCCCCGCGCTCCTCATCACACCCACCCGAGGCACCTTCCTCAG AGGATACGACGGGAATTCGGACCTCCACGTGGGAATCACCAACAGGAAGG GTGTGGTTTATCATTACAACCAGGAGGGCATCCACAGATCTGAAACTGGCTGGGAACAGTGCATTAGCATCCCCCTGGTACAGCCAGACATGTTGGGGCTTCTGCAGCAGTGGGATCAGCTCCTAGAGGACTTTTCTGTGGGAGAGGCCTGGCTTCCTCACAG GTATGAGGAGCAGGAGCACAACTGCTTCACGTTTGCACTGGGGTTCatcaacagcatcctggctgcacAAGGGAAAGAGCAGATGAGCAAGAGTGAGTTCACAGAGAAGTTTGTGATCCCACAGACCAGGAAAGCTTCCAAATACAtcactctgcagcagcagctcacagcaaATGAGTTCTACATCGTGCCCCttcctgaggaagaaaaggttgCTGAAAAGGATGTGTTGCTACACTGA